A genomic window from Silene latifolia isolate original U9 population chromosome Y, ASM4854445v1, whole genome shotgun sequence includes:
- the LOC141631427 gene encoding protein FAR1-RELATED SEQUENCE 3-like translates to MYSHNIFKDFQTELVAALSDCRFKDVEKIDETKIYILTDLRMPNKSWNVAYSPDNMKITCSVLCFERMGLLCEHAFGFYTTKIFGKYRNKDITQRWTKAAMSKPVFDKDGKLIDVSQKFSDRKSLSTSCGKRFILVSA, encoded by the coding sequence ATGTACTCGcacaacattttcaaagactTCCAAACAGAATTGGTTGCAGCTTTGTCCGATTGCCGTTTTAAAGATGTggagaagattgatgagacaaaaatatatattctaacAGACTTGCGGATGCCAAATAAGTCATGGAACGTAGCATATTCACCGGATAACATGAAGATTACTTGTTCTGTTCTATGTTTCGAGAGAATGGGCTTGTTGTGCGAGCACGCCTTTGGATTCTACACAACCAAGATTTTCGGAAAATACCGAAACAAAGACATAACGCAAAGATGGACAAAAGCTGCAATGAGTAAGCCTGTCTTTGACAAAGATGGCAAATTGATAGATGTCTCTCAAAAGTTTTCTGACCGGAAAAGTTTGAGTACGAGCTGTGGCAAGAGGTTTATTCTTGTGTCAGCGTAG